In Candidatus Bathyarchaeia archaeon, the genomic stretch CGCGGCTGGTTGGAGAAGGGGCGTCGTCTGGATTGATCCAGAGGCCAAGTTTAGAAGGGCTTTGCTTAAATCCCTGAGGGACGCCGTCTACGCTGAGGATGAATCCGCCTCTGTTATGGTGAACTTGGAGGTTGATAGAGCCTTAAAGGACCTCTCCTTCTATGCAGAGTTCTGCGATATCATCGGGTTAGATTATTATCCAAACTACTCCCATGCAAAGCCCGTAGAGACTTCAAGCCTAACCTCTAAAGCCAAAAAGATGTTTCAAGAAGCTGAGAGGCGATTAATGGTATGTGAAACCGGATATCCCTCCGGGCCGAGGATAATGGGGTACAGTGAAGAGCTTCAAGCCCTCTATGTGAAAAAGTTGCTAGAGGTGGTAGCGGACCTCTCCTTCATCGAAGCTGTTTCTATCTGGAGGCTCTCGGACTCTGAATGGAGATCTTTCCCCGAGCAAGAGAACCATTTTGGGCTCATAAGAGCTAACGGAGTTCCTAAACCATCCTGGCAAACATACGTTGAATACGTCAAAAAGCTATGTTAGGCTTTAATATTACCTTCAGATTGAACGGTTAGAGTGAATGGAGTTGAGGACGGTAAGAGTGTGGGAGTGCGCGAGCAAACCCGTTAGAACCATAGATGTTGATGCCAGTATCCGAGAGGTGGTAAAGGAGATGAATAAGCATAAAGTAGCCTCCATCCTTGTGACTGAAAATAGCACGCCTGTGGGGATCATCACTGAAAGGGATATATTACAGAGAGTCATCGAGGAGGAGAAAAGCCTAGAATCCACCAAAGCTAGAGATGCCATGTCTCAGCCGGTTCAATCCATAGACTCGAACGCGTCAATAAAAGAAGCATGTGAAGCGATGACTCTGCTCAGGGTGAAAAAATTG encodes the following:
- a CDS encoding CBS domain-containing protein, with the protein product MELRTVRVWECASKPVRTIDVDASIREVVKEMNKHKVASILVTENSTPVGIITERDILQRVIEEEKSLESTKARDAMSQPVQSIDSNASIKEACEAMTLLRVKKLLVLKNGQPEGFVTIADLVKKILSLHVEHLKGWEKAVVQAWESF